A single genomic interval of Candidatus Eremiobacterota bacterium harbors:
- the meaB gene encoding methylmalonyl Co-A mutase-associated GTPase MeaB, which yields MSSPAAHSELLDAFRAGDPRALARAISRCESGRGAELIRALYPLTGRALTVGLTGPPGVGKSTLTSALVAHLRRQEKTVGVISVDPSSPFSHGALLGDRIRLAEHFVDPDVFIRSMASRGHLGGLAGATADAVSLMDAFGKDVVLIETVGVGQSEIEIAEVADTTLVALQPGSGDSVQVLKAGVLEIADVFVVNKSDHPMALQLQREIRSMMEMLSFEGWVPKLVSTQAIEGKGIDKLWDAIVQHDAWLRETGAIERKRREAFAHRVRQLALGTLEGRIETAIGELSADLDPYAAAQQVLERFNVHDGVHA from the coding sequence ATGAGCTCTCCGGCCGCGCACAGCGAGCTGCTGGACGCGTTTCGCGCCGGCGATCCGCGCGCGCTCGCGCGTGCGATCTCGCGCTGCGAATCGGGCCGCGGCGCGGAGCTGATCCGCGCGCTCTACCCGCTGACCGGGCGCGCGCTGACGGTCGGCCTGACCGGACCGCCCGGCGTCGGCAAGTCGACGCTCACCTCGGCGCTCGTCGCGCACCTGCGCAGGCAAGAAAAGACGGTCGGCGTGATCTCGGTCGATCCGAGCTCGCCGTTCTCGCACGGCGCGCTGCTCGGCGACCGCATCCGGCTCGCCGAGCACTTCGTCGATCCCGACGTCTTTATTCGCTCGATGGCCTCGCGCGGGCATCTCGGCGGGCTCGCCGGCGCGACCGCCGACGCGGTCTCGCTGATGGATGCCTTCGGCAAGGACGTCGTGCTGATCGAGACGGTCGGCGTCGGCCAGTCGGAGATCGAGATCGCCGAGGTCGCCGACACGACGCTCGTCGCGCTGCAGCCCGGGAGCGGCGACTCGGTGCAAGTGCTCAAGGCCGGCGTGCTCGAGATCGCCGACGTGTTCGTGGTGAACAAGAGCGATCACCCGATGGCGCTCCAGCTCCAGCGCGAGATCCGCTCGATGATGGAGATGCTCAGCTTCGAGGGCTGGGTCCCGAAGCTGGTGAGCACGCAAGCCATCGAAGGGAAGGGCATCGACAAGCTCTGGGACGCGATCGTGCAGCACGACGCGTGGCTGCGCGAGACCGGCGCGATCGAGCGCAAGCGCCGCGAGGCCTTCGCGCACCGCGTCCGCCAGCTCGCGCTCGGCACGCTCGAAGGCCGCATCGAAACCGCGATCGGCGAGCTCTCCGCCGACCTCGACCCCTACGCCGCCGCCCAACAGGTCCTCGAGCGCTTCAACGTCCACGACGGCGTCCACGC
- a CDS encoding PDZ domain-containing protein: MTSCGYVRTPTIAGERIVFACEDDLWTVGTEGGIARRLTTTEGECTLPRLSPDGKLLAFVGRDEGNPELYVMPAEGGVPRLLTHLGSEVLHACGWSRDGRYVYFTTDAGSPFVKETLAFRIEASGGEPVDLGIGHAMTLDVAANGATLLGRNAIDPARWKRYRGGTAGHVWVDAHGTGEYARICRELDGNLVWPLWLGERVLFLSDHDGIGNLYSVLPDGSDLQRHTGERDYYARFPASDGKRVVYACGGELVLFDARDGSVRRVPVEMPSNAPETARRFVDAADLLETWRPSHDGTALALVSRGRAYTMPLWEEAVTEHGIALPPSLSKGQDDTEVQADGAGVRRRLLTFLHDDKRVAYVDDVGGYERIVVAPVDQSAPPRYVTGADTGIMHQLAASPAGERLAYANNRNELWLLEIGGEPQLLDRSVGERIDDLAFSPDGRWLAYTWSPKAHTTIVRLADCETRRIVDATSALREDRSPAWDPEGRYLYFISSRDFHPVYDALQFELSFPEAWRPYLLTLREAEPNPFVPKPAPLHKHRDDDDDDDENKPKVEVVVEAEGLPQRMLAFPVDEGAYDRIAAAKGRAIFSRFPVRGIRPNEREREESDGELQAYDFEEQRSAVLAFEIEDFTMGGDGRTLVYSSHGKLRALDATDDLPEEGEEEKPPQETGRRTGWLDLGRISVLVEPRAEWRQMLREAWRLQRENFWDPEMSGIDWNAVLPRYEALLERVRTRNELSDVIWEMQGELGTSHAYEFGGDKPLPPQYKRGFVGADLAWDESAKAYRVARILRGDAWNREADSPLAEPGVNVKEGDLIVAVGGRPLDARNGPGALLVNQAGKDVVLSVVRPSTSSGQGEGTPRRVLVRTLKDERMLRYRAWLEANRAQVHARTGGRVGYVHVPDMGPWGFAEFHRGYLTEFDRDGLIVDVRYNRGGHVSALLLEKLARKRVGYDVSRWTPPFPYPEESVAGPVVALTNQFAGSDGDIFSHCFKLYGLGPLVGMRTWGGVVGINPRHRLVDGTETTQPEFSFWFVDAGWGVENYGTDPTHEVDVAPQDTVRGVDPQLDTALRLMAEALAKAPSRPEFPARPNRRFPSS; this comes from the coding sequence GTGACTTCCTGTGGCTACGTCCGCACCCCGACCATCGCCGGCGAGCGGATCGTCTTCGCGTGCGAGGACGACCTGTGGACGGTCGGCACGGAAGGCGGGATCGCGCGGCGGCTGACCACGACCGAAGGCGAGTGCACGCTGCCGCGCCTCTCGCCCGACGGCAAGCTGCTGGCGTTCGTCGGCCGCGACGAAGGAAACCCGGAACTGTACGTGATGCCGGCCGAGGGCGGCGTTCCGCGGCTGCTCACGCATCTCGGCAGCGAGGTGCTGCACGCGTGCGGCTGGTCGCGCGACGGGCGCTACGTGTACTTCACCACCGACGCCGGCTCGCCGTTCGTCAAGGAGACGCTCGCATTTCGCATCGAGGCGTCCGGCGGCGAACCGGTCGACCTGGGGATCGGGCACGCGATGACGCTCGACGTCGCCGCGAACGGCGCGACGCTGCTCGGCCGCAACGCGATCGATCCGGCGCGCTGGAAGCGGTACCGCGGCGGAACCGCCGGTCACGTGTGGGTCGACGCGCACGGCACCGGCGAGTACGCGCGCATCTGCCGTGAGCTCGACGGCAACTTGGTGTGGCCGCTGTGGCTCGGCGAGCGCGTGCTCTTCCTCTCCGACCACGACGGGATCGGCAACCTGTATTCGGTCTTGCCCGACGGCAGCGACTTGCAACGCCACACCGGCGAGCGCGACTACTACGCGCGCTTTCCGGCGAGCGACGGCAAGCGCGTGGTCTATGCGTGCGGCGGCGAGCTGGTGCTGTTCGACGCGCGGGACGGCAGCGTGCGGCGCGTCCCGGTCGAGATGCCCTCGAACGCGCCGGAAACGGCACGCCGGTTCGTCGACGCGGCCGACCTGCTGGAGACCTGGCGACCCTCGCACGACGGTACCGCGCTAGCGCTCGTCTCGCGCGGCCGCGCCTACACGATGCCGCTGTGGGAAGAAGCGGTCACCGAGCACGGGATCGCCCTTCCTCCGAGCTTGTCGAAGGGTCAGGATGACACCGAAGTGCAGGCCGACGGCGCCGGCGTGCGGCGGCGGTTGCTGACGTTTCTGCACGACGACAAACGGGTCGCGTACGTCGACGACGTCGGCGGCTACGAGCGCATCGTCGTCGCGCCGGTCGACCAGAGCGCGCCGCCGCGCTACGTCACCGGCGCGGACACCGGGATCATGCACCAGCTCGCCGCCTCGCCGGCCGGTGAGCGGCTCGCGTACGCGAACAACCGCAACGAGCTGTGGCTGCTCGAGATCGGCGGCGAGCCGCAGCTGCTCGACCGCAGCGTCGGCGAGCGGATCGACGACCTCGCGTTCTCGCCCGACGGCCGCTGGCTCGCGTACACGTGGTCGCCGAAGGCGCACACGACGATCGTTCGGCTGGCCGACTGCGAGACGCGGCGGATCGTCGATGCGACGAGCGCGCTGCGCGAAGACCGCTCGCCGGCCTGGGATCCGGAAGGGCGGTACTTGTACTTCATCTCCTCGCGCGACTTCCACCCGGTCTACGACGCGCTGCAGTTCGAGCTGAGCTTCCCCGAGGCGTGGCGGCCGTATCTGCTCACGCTGCGCGAGGCTGAGCCGAACCCGTTCGTGCCGAAGCCGGCGCCGCTGCACAAGCACCGCGACGACGACGATGACGACGACGAGAACAAGCCGAAGGTCGAGGTCGTCGTCGAAGCGGAGGGCTTGCCGCAGCGGATGCTGGCGTTTCCGGTCGACGAAGGCGCGTACGACCGGATCGCCGCAGCGAAGGGCCGCGCGATCTTCTCGCGCTTTCCGGTGCGCGGGATTCGTCCCAACGAGCGCGAGCGCGAGGAGTCGGACGGCGAGCTGCAGGCGTACGACTTCGAGGAACAGCGCAGCGCCGTGCTGGCCTTCGAGATCGAGGACTTCACGATGGGCGGCGACGGCCGCACGCTGGTGTACTCGTCGCACGGCAAGCTGCGCGCGCTCGACGCGACCGACGATCTCCCCGAGGAGGGCGAGGAAGAGAAGCCGCCGCAGGAGACCGGCCGGCGCACCGGCTGGCTCGATCTGGGTCGCATCAGCGTGCTGGTCGAGCCGCGCGCCGAGTGGCGGCAGATGCTGCGCGAAGCGTGGCGGCTGCAGCGCGAGAACTTCTGGGATCCGGAGATGTCGGGCATCGACTGGAACGCCGTGTTGCCGCGCTACGAGGCGCTGCTCGAGCGCGTGCGCACGCGCAACGAGCTCTCCGACGTCATCTGGGAGATGCAGGGCGAGCTCGGCACCTCGCACGCCTACGAATTCGGCGGCGACAAGCCGCTTCCGCCGCAGTACAAACGCGGTTTTGTCGGTGCGGATCTGGCGTGGGACGAATCGGCGAAGGCGTACCGCGTCGCCCGCATCTTGCGCGGCGACGCGTGGAACCGCGAAGCCGACTCGCCGCTGGCCGAGCCCGGGGTCAACGTGAAGGAAGGCGATCTGATCGTCGCGGTCGGCGGCCGCCCGCTCGACGCGCGGAACGGTCCGGGCGCGCTGCTCGTCAACCAAGCCGGCAAAGACGTGGTGCTCTCGGTCGTGCGTCCTTCGACGAGCTCAGGACAGGGCGAGGGCACGCCGCGGCGCGTTCTCGTTCGCACGCTGAAGGACGAGCGAATGCTGCGCTACCGCGCGTGGCTCGAGGCGAACCGCGCGCAGGTGCACGCGCGCACCGGCGGACGCGTCGGGTACGTGCACGTTCCAGACATGGGGCCGTGGGGGTTCGCCGAGTTCCACCGCGGCTATTTGACGGAGTTCGACCGCGACGGCTTGATCGTCGACGTGCGATACAACCGCGGCGGCCACGTCAGTGCGCTGCTGCTCGAGAAGCTCGCGCGCAAGCGCGTGGGCTACGACGTCTCGCGCTGGACGCCGCCGTTCCCATATCCCGAAGAGTCGGTCGCCGGCCCGGTCGTCGCGCTGACGAACCAGTTCGCCGGCAGCGACGGCGACATCTTCAGCCACTGCTTCAAATTGTACGGGCTCGGCCCGCTGGTCGGGATGCGCACCTGGGGCGGCGTGGTCGGGATCAACCCGCGCCACCGCCTGGTCGACGGCACCGAGACGACGCAGCCGGAGTTTTCGTTCTGGTTCGTCGACGCCGGCTGGGGCGTGGAAAACTACGGTACCGACCCGACACACGAAGTCGACGTCGCCCCGCAAGACACGGTACGCGGCGTCGACCCGCAGCTCGACACGGCGCTGCGCCTGATGGCGGAAGCGCTCGCGAAAGCACCCTCGCGGCCGGAATTTCCGGCGCGGCCGAACCGGCGCTTTCCGTCGTCCTGA